One Bombus huntii isolate Logan2020A chromosome 12, iyBomHunt1.1, whole genome shotgun sequence DNA segment encodes these proteins:
- the LOC126871787 gene encoding neuroglian isoform X3: MKFIVCIISTLVLQASALIQSPPRISKQPPTDEQLFQVAQAKINENDKPFLIECEAEGEPAPRYRWIKNGKNFEWPAYDDRISQQPGRGTLVISRPRDEDLGQYQCFAENEWGIATSNSVFVRKAELNSFKDQNPISLDANEGQPFKLTCQPPDGWPKPNVYWLIQDTAGGIKSINNSRMTLDPEGNLWFSNVTRNDASDDFYYACAATSVFRNEYKLGNRVLLNVISSGISASQNKYEPVKQYVSRKNEVALRGKKIELYCIHGGTPLPQIVWSKNGEVIKTNDRIMQGNYGKSLIIKHVNSKDEGTYTCEASNGVGDAKSYSIHLQVMAVPYFTIEPEIINAAEDETVEFKCAANGVPVPEIKWIHNGKPISEAPPNPRRKVTPNSIIIEKLTKKDTGNYGCNATNSLGYVYKDVYVNVLALEPEITQPPADIATVDGKIVRITCRVFGAPKPAVKWIRNGQELTGGRYKTLDSGDLEIENVIFLDAGTYTCHASNKFGEIEASGNLAVKEHTRITDEPEDYEVAAGSTATFRCNAVTDSSLTLTIDWLSNGEPIDFEMEPRFIRSTDYSLMITKTTELDTGTYTCVAHTELDEAKAQATLVVQDVPNPPKLVSVNCAGTTATIHWTPMGDNRAPILRYTIQHNTSFTPDTWEISKDPVPSTEQTYDVPMSPWANYTFRVLAWNKIGPSLPSPHSDVCTTLQDVPFTNPDNVMGKGTTPQNLVISWTVMPQIEHNAPKFMYRVYYRRDIPGEKWTIEDIHDWKKNSLVVDNQPTYQRYKIKVVAINERGECRVAPEEVTGYSGEDVPLQAPSNFTLNQVKSSTSAQFSWNPVPEESVRGELQGYKIQTWTEKDGEKGMREIDIRGGNRTHALVTKFVPFNKNYVRILAYNGRYAGPPSETLSFDTPEGVPGTVLNLEAFPMGSSALFLAWTKPAEPNGILTGYRIYYESVNGTRLGPLLERKPHIIDPEATSAKLAALAPDMKYRVHVRATTKVGEGNDYFIEQKTRTSQQPDIPQFTWEAIPKENGYSNVRIIWQLNLNGNPGSHFFVKYKLKGETIPLQTEPEYQSNTIEIRGLQSGEVYVMSVVAADGNYFTESDPQEVETSSEGPIIQPKENVATAGWFIGMMLAIAFLLLVLIIVCVIKRNRGGKYAVHERELAAGRGDYPDEGGFHEYSQPLDTKSAGGRASLASSSHQDGKHPESDTDSMAEYGEGDTGRFTEDGSFIGQYGPKGRPEETPPIPSGTMATYV, translated from the exons ATGAAGTTCATCGTGTGTATTATCTCAACACTGGTACTGCAGGCATCGGCTTTAA TCCAATCTCCACCACGGATATCCAAACAACCCCCAACAGATGAGCAGTTATTTCAAGTGGCTCAAGCGAAGATTAATGAGAATGACAAACCATTTTTAATTGAATGTGAAGCAGAAGGAGAACCTGCTCCAAG GTATCGATGGATTAAAAATGGAAAGAATTTTGAGTGGCCAGCATATGATGACCGTATATCTCAGCAACCTGGTAGAGGTACACTGGTGATTTCTAGACCACGAGATGAAGATCTGGGTCAATATCAATGCTTTGCAGAGAATGAATGGGGAATTGCAACGTCTAATTCAGTTTTCGTTAGAAAAGCTGAATTGAACTCATTCAAAGATCAGAATCCTATAAGTCTGGATGCAAATGAAGGACAGCCATTTAAACTAACTTGCCAACCACCAGATGGTTGGCCAAAACCAAATGTATATTGGTTAATTCAAGATACTGCTGGAGGCATCAAGTCGATCAATAATTCGCGAATGACTTTAGATCCTGAAGGGAACCTTTGGTTCAGCAATGTTACAAGAAATGATGCTTCTGACGATTTTTATTATGCGTGTGCAGCTACATCTGTATTCAgaaatgaatataaattagGTAATAGAGTTTTATTGAACGTTATCTCTTCGGGAATATCTGCTAgtcaaaataaatatgaacCCGTTAAACAATATGTGAGTAGAAAAAATGAAGTTGCCTTACGTGgcaaaaaaattgaattatattgCATACATGGTGGAACACCATTACCACAAATAGTGTGGAGTAAAAATGGCGAAGTAATTAAAACTAACGATAGAATAATGCAAGGAAATTATGGTAAATCTTTGATAATTAAACATGTTAATTCGAAAGACGAAGGAACGTATACTTGCGAAGCTTCAAACGGAGTGGGTGACGCGAAATCGTATTCTATACATTTACAAGTAATGGCGGTACCATATTTCACTATCGAGCCTGAGATTATAAATGCGGCAGAAGACGAAACTGTAGAATTCAAGTGTGCTGCTAATGGAGTACCTGTCCCTGAGATAAAATGGATTCATAATGGTAAACCAATATCAGAAGCACCTCCAAATCCACGCAGGAAAGTTACACcaaattctattattattgAAAAGTTGACTAAAAAGGATACAGGAAACTATGGTTGCAATGCTACAAATTCATTGGGTTATGTATACAAGGATGTGTACGTAAATGTTTTAGCTTTAGAACCCGAAATTACTCAACCGCCCGCTGATATCGCTACAGTCGATGGTAAAATTGTGAGAATTACTTGCCGTGTATTTGGAGCACCGAAACCTGCTGTAAAATGGATTCGAAATGGACAAGAACTAACTGGAGGACGATACAAGACTTTAGATTCTGGTGACTTAGAAATTGAGAACGTAATATTCTTAGATGCAGGCACCTATACATGCCATGCGTCCAATAAATTCGGAGAAATAGAAGCCTCTGGTAATCTAGCAGTAAAAGAACATACTAGGATCACAGATGAACCAGAGGATTACGAAGTTGCTGCAGGTTCTACTGCAACTTTTAGATGTAACGCTGTTACAGATTCCAGTTTAACGCTTACAATCGATTGGTTGAGTAACGGCGAACCCATCGATTTTGAGATGGAACCACGATTTATCCGAAGTACTGATTATTCTTTAATGATTACAAAAACGACTGAACTAGATACCGGTACTTACACTTGCGTTGCTCATACCGAGTTGGATGAGGCAAAGGCACAAGCTACACTAGTTGTACAAGATGTACCAAATCCGCCAAAGTTAGTTAGTGTTAATTGTGCAGGGACTACAGCTACTATACATTGGACTCCAATGGGTGATAACAGAGCACCAATTTTGAGATACACTATTCAACATAATACCAGTTTCACTCCAGATACGTGGGAGATATCGAAAGATCCTGTTCCATCAACTGAACAAACATACGATGTTCCGATGTCGCCTTGGGCTAACTATACATTCCGTGTATTAGCATGGAATAAAATAGGTCCATCGTTGCCCTCACCGCATAGCGATGTATGTACTACATTACAAGACGTTCCTTTTACGAATCCCGACAACGTTATGGGCAAGGGAACAACACCACAAAATCTGGTTATATCTTGGACAGTAATGCCACAAATTGAACACAATGCACCCAAATTCATGTATAGAGTATACTATAGACGTGATATACCAGGAGAAAAATGGACAATAGAAGACATACATGATTGGAAGAAGAACAGTTTGGTTGTGGATAATCAACCAACTTATCAAAGATATAAGATTAAAGTGGTAGCTATTAATGAAAGAGGAGAATGTAGAGTTGCACCTGAAGAAGTAACAGGATACTCTGGAGAAGATG TACCATTGCAAGCACCGAGTAACTTTACGTTAAATCAAGTAAAGTCGAGTACAAGCGCACAATTCTCGTGGAATCCGGTCCCCGAGGAATCGGTACGGGGCGAATTACAAGGATATAAGATTCAAACGTGGACAGAAAAGGATGGTGAAAAGGGAATGCGAGAAATCGATATAAGAGGTGGTAATAGGACTCATGCACTGGTTACCAAATTTGTTCCCTTCAACAAGAACTATGTTCGAATATTAGCATACAATGGACG ataTGCTGGGCCACCTTCTGAAACTTTAAGCTTTGACACACCAGAAGGTGTCCCAGGAACAGTCCTCAATCTTGAGGCGTTCCCAATGGGTTCCAGTGCTTTGTTTTTAGCATGGACAAAACCTGCCGAACCAAATGGTATCTTGACTGGCTACAGAATATATTATGAATCCGTAAATGGAACCAGACTGGGACCTCTCTTGGAGAGAAAACCACATATTATAGACCCAGAAGCCACCAGTGCAAAATTGGCTGCTCTAGCACCTGATATGAAATATCGTGTACATGTTCGAGCAACAACTAAAGTTGGTGAAGGAAATGA TTACTTTATCGAGCAAAAAACACGCACATCTCAACAACCTGATATACCACAATTCACATGGGAAGCTATTCCAAAGGAAAATGGATACTCGAATGTAAGAATTATCTGGCAGCTGAATCTCAATGGGAATCCAGGAAGTCACTTTTTTGTGAAGTATAAACTCAAAGGTGAAACGATACCACTCCAGACCGAACCAGAATATCAATCGAACACGATCGAAATTCGAGGACTTCAAAGTGGTGAAGTTTATGTGATGTCTGTCGTTGCTGCTGATGGTAACTACTTCACAGAAAGCGACCCACAAGAAGTAGAAACGAGTAGCGAAGGACCTATCATTCAGCCTAAAGAAAATGTCGCAACCGCTGGATGGTTCATAGGAATGATGTTAGCAATTGCCTTTCTTCTTTTGGTACTTATAATAGTATGCGTTATTAAACGTAATAGAGGTGGAAAATACGCCGTACATGAAAGAGAATTAGCTGCTGGGCGCGGCGATTATCCAGATGAAGGCGGTTTTCATGAATATTCGCAACCTTTAGATACCAAATCAGCAGGCGGTCGCGCGTCTCTGGCATCTTCTTCCCATCAAGATGGGAAGCATCCTGAATCTGATACTGATTCTATGGCAGAATATGGAGAGGGAGATACAG GGCGGTTTACGGAGGACGGCTCTTTCATTGGACAATACGGGCCCAAAGGTAGACCGGAAGAAACACCGCCTATTCCAAGCGGCACTATGGCCACATACGTGTAA